In the genome of Desulfofarcimen acetoxidans DSM 771, one region contains:
- a CDS encoding prepilin peptidase, whose protein sequence is MLNNILVFLLGLCLGSFLNVCIYRIPRGLSVVFGLSGCPNCGSGIRGVDLSPVLGYVLLKGRCRNCRAAINPRYPLVELLTAVLFLASYHSWGACYYTVAVWIFLSALVVAAFIDLEHGIIPDQVVVAALVLGVPVLFLASPYKLISGLTGFAAAGIIMLVIALLAPGGMGGGDVKLSAVIGLYLGWPNVLAGLFLAFLSGGLVGIVLLCSGRKKRKDHVPFGPYLALGGVTGIFAADRLINWYMTLF, encoded by the coding sequence ATGTTAAATAATATACTGGTTTTTTTATTAGGGTTGTGTCTGGGCAGTTTTCTGAATGTGTGCATTTACCGCATACCCCGGGGACTGTCTGTGGTTTTCGGCCTGTCGGGTTGTCCCAACTGCGGCAGCGGTATTAGAGGGGTGGATCTGTCGCCTGTTTTGGGCTACGTTTTATTAAAGGGAAGGTGCCGCAACTGCAGGGCCGCCATCAATCCAAGGTATCCCCTGGTGGAATTGTTGACCGCCGTTTTGTTCCTGGCCTCTTATCACTCCTGGGGGGCGTGTTATTATACTGTTGCCGTGTGGATATTTTTATCGGCTCTGGTTGTTGCTGCTTTTATTGATTTGGAACACGGTATTATACCTGATCAAGTTGTGGTTGCAGCCCTTGTCCTGGGAGTGCCGGTTTTATTTTTGGCATCCCCGTACAAACTCATCAGCGGACTGACCGGATTTGCCGCTGCGGGTATTATTATGCTGGTCATAGCCCTGCTTGCCCCGGGGGGGATGGGTGGCGGGGATGTTAAACTGAGCGCTGTTATCGGTTTATACCTTGGCTGGCCCAATGTGCTGGCGGGGTTGTTTTTAGCTTTTTTATCCGGCGGGCTGGTGGGAATTGTACTGTTATGCAGCGGACGGAAAAAAAGAAAGGACCACGTCCCTTTCGGTCCTTATCTGGCCCTGGGAGGTGTGACGGGGATCTTTGCGGCAGACAGGTTGATTAATTGGTATATGACACTGTTTTGA
- a CDS encoding type II secretion system F family protein produces MPQYSYQVVGRDGKTARGTFSAGSLSEAVSALRGQGLAITSIKEQEGQAAAKTASVPSVNLNDLLIRLSRVKQSDVVILLWQLAALITAGVSIVASLVVLEQQSRNRRLKFILSSVRRDVEAGKALSDAMIQFPGTFPIMVTSILKTGETTGLLDTAMERVAKYWEERLELMRKVISSSLYPAIVLLVSLGVIIFMVSYVLPKLAPFLESMGGEMPWNTRLLIDIAGNASANLGKLGIGLGCLVVVMAVVYYLPAGRYFIDRYKTRIPLMGPIFQYTVVVHFAKTLALLVSSGVSVLEALKATRETISNTAVKKVIERMVDRVLRGENLSDPLLRAGNYFPPMVGNMVKVGEETGSVDSSLLMVADIYGKLLQAKIDKMISLMEPILIVVLGGIVGFIAAALVGAMVAGYGNVQ; encoded by the coding sequence ATGCCCCAGTACAGTTACCAGGTTGTCGGCCGTGACGGGAAAACGGCCAGGGGAACATTTTCGGCCGGCAGCCTTTCGGAGGCCGTTTCAGCGCTTAGAGGTCAGGGTCTGGCCATCACCAGCATTAAAGAACAGGAAGGGCAGGCGGCTGCGAAAACTGCGTCCGTACCTTCCGTCAATCTGAACGATTTATTAATAAGGCTGAGCCGGGTAAAACAGTCCGACGTGGTTATTTTGCTCTGGCAGCTGGCCGCCCTAATCACGGCCGGCGTTTCCATCGTGGCTTCCCTTGTTGTCCTGGAACAGCAGTCCCGGAACAGGCGGCTGAAGTTCATATTGTCCTCTGTCCGGCGCGACGTGGAAGCCGGAAAAGCTTTAAGCGACGCGATGATACAGTTCCCCGGGACATTCCCCATAATGGTAACGAGCATATTAAAAACGGGAGAAACCACCGGTTTGCTGGACACGGCAATGGAGAGGGTCGCTAAATACTGGGAAGAAAGGCTGGAGCTTATGCGGAAAGTTATCTCCAGTTCTCTTTACCCGGCAATCGTTCTGTTAGTGTCTTTAGGGGTAATTATATTTATGGTGAGTTATGTGCTTCCCAAGTTAGCTCCCTTTCTGGAATCCATGGGCGGGGAAATGCCCTGGAATACCAGGCTTCTTATTGATATAGCCGGCAACGCCTCGGCGAATCTGGGCAAACTGGGGATCGGCCTGGGTTGTTTGGTGGTTGTTATGGCTGTGGTTTATTATTTACCGGCCGGCAGGTATTTTATCGACCGGTATAAAACGCGCATCCCGCTGATGGGGCCAATTTTCCAATACACCGTTGTAGTCCACTTTGCCAAGACCCTTGCTTTGCTGGTTAGCAGCGGGGTGTCTGTATTGGAGGCGTTAAAGGCTACCCGTGAAACCATCAGCAACACAGCGGTGAAAAAAGTCATCGAACGGATGGTCGACCGGGTGCTGCGCGGGGAAAATCTTTCTGACCCGCTGTTGAGAGCCGGAAATTACTTTCCCCCGATGGTGGGCAACATGGTCAAAGTGGGGGAAGAAACGGGCAGTGTGGACTCTTCCCTTTTGATGGTGGCCGATATTTACGGAAAGCTGCTGCAGGCAAAAATAGATAAAATGATCAGTCTCATGGAACCCATTCTCATCGTGGTGCTGGGCGGGATTGTGGGATTTATCGCCGCGGCGCTGGTCGGTGCCATGGTAGCCGGTTACGGCAATGTCCAGTAG
- a CDS encoding GspE/PulE family protein, translating into MTKKNLGEFLVDRGVLGREELAAALRAQRGSKKKLEELLVDQGYLQEAQLTPLLGEFFDMPVFPADEVRFAPEVLATVPRPVALKHNIIPVALKENDLFIACSEPANSVILENLRRLTGKRLHLVLMSSSGLAGVLRQAYSEDTGDAVTADEETAVTGTDDAIKLLEGLIIKAVAQRASDLHLEPLSDGLRVRMRVDGMLKTVDRMPASVAPLIISRTKVLCNMNIADKRSPQDGGFVFSQNGSGDSINVRVSTLPCAKGEKAVLRFLPSQDRLLGIEDLGMEEDAQESFRSLLDLPHGLILVTGPTGSGKTNTLYAALKYLRSDGVNVTTIEDPIELQMEGITQTQADYSSKKLTFSSALRAILRQDPDIIMVGEIRDGETAGLALQAALTGHLVLSTLHTNDAASAVERLVDMGCERYLVNSSLRAVLAQRLVRVICPKCRRKYAATSDELSALGLDPGHGEEFYSGRGCTYCQGTGYRGRIGIFELLSLDQEMQKLISGGADTVAIKEQSRDKMRTLREDGIIKLRRGVSSVPEILKAAREW; encoded by the coding sequence ATGACAAAAAAAAATTTAGGAGAATTTCTCGTCGACAGGGGTGTTCTGGGCCGGGAGGAACTGGCTGCCGCTTTGAGAGCCCAGCGCGGTTCAAAGAAAAAGCTGGAGGAGTTGCTTGTCGACCAGGGATACCTGCAGGAAGCCCAGCTAACCCCTTTGCTGGGTGAGTTTTTTGATATGCCGGTCTTTCCGGCGGACGAGGTCCGGTTTGCTCCCGAGGTCCTGGCCACGGTGCCCAGGCCGGTGGCGCTGAAGCACAATATTATTCCGGTGGCTCTAAAAGAAAACGACCTGTTTATCGCTTGCTCCGAGCCGGCCAACAGCGTAATTCTGGAGAACTTGCGCCGGCTCACAGGCAAAAGGCTGCATCTCGTCCTCATGAGTTCCTCCGGGCTTGCCGGGGTTTTACGGCAGGCTTATTCCGAAGATACCGGGGATGCGGTGACGGCGGATGAGGAAACTGCCGTCACGGGAACGGACGACGCCATCAAGCTTTTAGAAGGATTGATTATTAAAGCGGTTGCCCAGCGTGCTTCCGATCTGCATTTGGAGCCGTTGAGCGACGGTTTGCGCGTCCGTATGCGGGTTGACGGGATGCTCAAGACCGTGGACCGGATGCCGGCCTCCGTGGCGCCGCTGATTATTTCAAGGACCAAAGTACTGTGCAATATGAACATCGCCGATAAGCGCAGTCCCCAGGACGGAGGGTTTGTATTCAGTCAAAACGGAAGCGGCGATTCTATAAATGTAAGGGTTTCCACCCTGCCCTGCGCTAAAGGGGAAAAGGCTGTTTTAAGGTTTTTGCCCTCCCAGGACCGTCTGCTGGGAATCGAAGACCTGGGGATGGAAGAAGACGCGCAGGAGTCCTTTCGCAGCCTGCTGGATCTGCCCCACGGGTTGATCCTGGTTACCGGACCCACGGGAAGCGGCAAAACCAACACACTTTATGCCGCGCTTAAATACCTGCGCAGTGACGGCGTGAATGTTACCACCATTGAAGATCCCATTGAACTTCAGATGGAAGGCATTACCCAAACCCAGGCGGATTATTCGTCCAAAAAACTGACCTTCAGCAGCGCCTTGCGGGCTATTTTAAGGCAGGACCCCGATATCATCATGGTGGGCGAAATCAGAGACGGGGAGACCGCCGGTCTGGCCCTGCAGGCGGCCCTCACCGGCCACCTGGTGCTCTCCACCCTGCACACTAATGATGCGGCAAGCGCGGTGGAGCGGCTTGTGGACATGGGCTGTGAGCGTTACCTGGTGAATTCCTCCCTGCGGGCAGTGCTGGCTCAGCGCCTGGTGCGCGTCATTTGCCCCAAATGCCGCCGGAAATATGCGGCAACCTCCGATGAATTGTCGGCCCTGGGGTTGGATCCCGGGCACGGTGAGGAGTTCTATAGCGGCCGGGGCTGCACTTATTGCCAGGGAACCGGCTACCGGGGAAGAATAGGGATTTTTGAACTGCTGTCGCTCGATCAAGAAATGCAAAAACTAATCAGCGGCGGTGCCGATACGGTAGCCATCAAAGAACAGTCCAGGGACAAAATGCGCACCCTGCGTGAGGACGGCATCATCAAGCTGCGCAGGGGAGTGTCCAGTGTTCCTGAAATTTTAAAGGCCGCCAGAGAATGGTAG
- a CDS encoding type IV pilus twitching motility protein PilT, producing the protein MMSQPFVEGTGSESVFHVNQLLKDSKERDASDLHLTSNTPPVLRMSGGLKVLDNYRPLTPEDIKRLVYQVLSPRQVEVLEQKLSVDLAIGFAGIGRFRVNAYFQRGAITCVMRRLADDIPLLENLGLPESVYALCDLPNGLVLVTGATGSGKSTTLAAVIDRINEKYRHNIITIEDPIEYIYFNRQSIINQRELHTDVESFADALRSSLRSDPDVILVGEMRDLETIRTAIMAAETGHLVFSTLHSRDAVSSVSRMIGVFPPEEQAQIRQQLSVSLKAVISQQLLSCAGGKGRALAAEVMVVTPAISNLIRLGKQEHIHMALDTGTKLGMQTMEQSLEKLARAGAIDHFTALKAARNPSLLKEKLEHK; encoded by the coding sequence ATGATGAGTCAGCCTTTTGTTGAAGGTACCGGAAGTGAATCGGTCTTTCATGTCAATCAGTTGCTTAAAGATTCTAAAGAGAGAGATGCCTCAGACCTGCACCTGACGTCAAACACACCGCCGGTGCTCCGGATGTCCGGGGGGTTGAAGGTCCTGGACAATTACAGGCCGCTGACTCCGGAGGACATTAAGCGCCTTGTATACCAGGTATTGAGTCCGCGGCAGGTTGAGGTGCTGGAGCAAAAACTGTCGGTGGATCTGGCCATCGGTTTTGCCGGAATCGGGCGGTTCCGGGTTAACGCCTACTTTCAAAGAGGCGCCATCACCTGTGTCATGCGCCGGCTGGCCGATGACATTCCTCTTTTGGAAAACCTCGGCCTGCCGGAGTCCGTTTACGCCCTGTGCGACTTGCCCAACGGGCTGGTGCTGGTTACCGGCGCTACCGGCAGCGGTAAATCAACCACGCTGGCGGCCGTAATTGATCGGATCAACGAAAAGTACCGGCACAATATAATTACTATCGAGGACCCCATTGAATATATCTATTTCAACCGCCAGAGCATTATTAACCAGAGGGAACTGCATACAGACGTGGAATCTTTTGCCGATGCTCTCCGCTCATCCCTGCGGTCCGATCCCGACGTTATCCTGGTGGGTGAGATGCGCGACCTGGAGACCATCCGGACGGCCATTATGGCGGCGGAAACAGGGCACCTGGTCTTTTCCACCCTGCACTCCAGGGATGCCGTTTCTTCAGTCAGCAGAATGATCGGTGTTTTTCCCCCGGAGGAGCAGGCGCAGATCAGGCAGCAGCTTTCCGTATCGTTGAAGGCTGTAATCTCCCAGCAGTTGCTGTCCTGCGCCGGCGGCAAGGGAAGGGCTTTGGCTGCGGAAGTGATGGTGGTGACACCGGCCATCAGCAACCTTATACGACTGGGAAAGCAGGAGCACATCCACATGGCTCTGGATACCGGGACAAAATTGGGTATGCAGACCATGGAGCAGTCTCTGGAGAAACTGGCCAGGGCAGGTGCAATCGACCATTTCACTGCGCTGAAGGCCGCCCGCAACCCTTCGCTGCTAAAAGAAAAATTGGAACATAAATAA
- a CDS encoding type II secretion system protein, whose amino-acid sequence MRQRIKKLLRDNGGFSLVELVVVIAIMGFLVAMIAPRILGLTDQAKATSADANAQKLESVITTHMSHAGRLLDGLTNLAQYSGTAYSALPTELNGQTVLSPDFVKNNNLVSYQLNAKEVAELKNMGIEYVYNLIDTSSTAARVAVGTNTRVLMVGAGSTTEKFDHNAGIEAGSVFNNPEYMYRIVMGIGPECEYAKVKSIDKAPVAPDVLDEDGDECVFKNYCILLPRLVSTVARINNVKPTNSITFTEVNADGTDGKPMTLDFTMPSQLGAYGTGTGLPSPYNLQQLALISPNGSKLTKDNHLIFKYKEAAGFGTVED is encoded by the coding sequence GTGAGACAAAGAATTAAAAAGCTTTTAAGGGACAACGGCGGTTTTTCCCTGGTGGAACTTGTTGTGGTGATTGCCATTATGGGATTTCTGGTGGCTATGATCGCGCCCAGAATACTCGGTTTAACCGATCAAGCCAAGGCGACCAGCGCTGATGCCAACGCGCAGAAGCTTGAATCCGTTATAACCACTCACATGAGTCATGCAGGTAGACTGCTGGACGGCTTAACCAACCTGGCACAATATAGCGGAACTGCTTACTCAGCACTTCCTACAGAATTAAACGGACAAACGGTCTTAAGCCCAGACTTTGTCAAAAACAATAATCTTGTATCGTACCAACTGAACGCTAAAGAAGTGGCAGAACTTAAGAATATGGGTATCGAATATGTATACAACCTGATAGATACGAGCAGCACCGCTGCGAGAGTCGCGGTGGGGACAAACACTCGTGTGCTCATGGTGGGCGCAGGTAGTACCACCGAAAAATTTGACCATAATGCTGGTATTGAAGCAGGTTCCGTATTTAACAACCCCGAGTACATGTACCGCATTGTGATGGGTATAGGGCCGGAATGCGAATATGCCAAGGTGAAGTCTATCGATAAAGCCCCTGTCGCCCCGGACGTCTTAGATGAAGATGGTGATGAATGCGTCTTCAAAAACTATTGCATATTGCTGCCTCGCCTGGTAAGTACTGTGGCCAGGATTAACAATGTGAAGCCAACTAATAGTATAACATTTACGGAAGTCAATGCAGATGGTACTGACGGCAAGCCAATGACACTGGATTTTACGATGCCTAGCCAACTGGGGGCCTATGGTACTGGCACCGGTCTGCCATCGCCCTATAACTTACAGCAGCTTGCCCTGATCTCTCCGAATGGCAGCAAGCTGACTAAAGATAATCACTTGATATTTAAATACAAGGAAGCTGCCGGATTCGGAACCGTAGAAGATTAA
- a CDS encoding Gfo/Idh/MocA family oxidoreductase translates to MERPLRVVVCGTTFGRIYLDAIKQLSKEYKLVGIVARGSEQAGRCAQEYGIPLYTDVNRLTKEETDAACVVVRSTVVGGQGSYLANNLLMKGVHVLQEHPIHYDDLAECFRNARQHSCCYYLNSFYPDLVTVYSFIETALKVLKNSKLNYIEASCSLQVLFPLVDILGKVLGGFRPWSFASVSKSTAEDPFSTVIGQIKDLPVTLRIQNQINPADPDNNTHLLHRIVIGTDSGNLIMTDSHGIVLWCPNMYVPRTEDGVLDIYGTSSFLSLPVMEEVVSLKNKTFQSIFTEVWPSAMKRTLQRFRNIIMSGKNNSSLSQYMLTACQVWQDISNQLGPVQIISGNQLKPITLSDL, encoded by the coding sequence ATGGAAAGGCCTTTACGGGTAGTTGTGTGCGGCACTACTTTCGGAAGAATTTATTTAGATGCAATCAAGCAGTTATCGAAGGAATACAAATTGGTTGGAATTGTTGCCCGTGGCAGTGAACAGGCAGGCAGGTGCGCGCAGGAATATGGCATTCCTTTGTATACCGACGTCAACCGGCTTACAAAAGAGGAGACGGATGCAGCCTGCGTTGTTGTCAGATCAACAGTGGTAGGCGGTCAGGGCAGCTATTTGGCCAATAACCTGCTGATGAAAGGGGTGCATGTGCTGCAGGAGCATCCGATCCACTATGACGATTTAGCGGAATGCTTTCGCAATGCGCGGCAGCACTCATGCTGCTATTATCTTAATAGTTTTTATCCCGATTTGGTGACTGTATATAGTTTTATTGAAACAGCGCTTAAGGTTTTAAAGAACAGCAAACTGAATTACATTGAAGCTTCATGCAGCCTTCAAGTACTCTTTCCGCTTGTAGACATTTTAGGAAAAGTGCTTGGAGGCTTCAGACCCTGGTCATTTGCATCGGTATCGAAAAGCACGGCGGAGGATCCCTTCAGTACGGTAATCGGACAAATCAAAGACTTGCCCGTAACCTTGAGAATACAAAATCAAATTAATCCTGCAGATCCGGATAACAATACTCATTTGTTGCATCGTATAGTTATCGGAACTGACAGCGGTAATTTAATTATGACGGATTCACACGGAATTGTTTTGTGGTGTCCTAATATGTATGTACCGAGAACGGAAGACGGTGTACTTGATATATACGGTACAAGTTCCTTTTTGAGTCTGCCCGTAATGGAAGAGGTAGTGTCATTAAAAAACAAGACGTTTCAATCCATTTTTACTGAAGTATGGCCTTCCGCTATGAAGCGTACACTGCAGCGCTTTCGAAATATAATAATGTCCGGGAAAAATAACAGCAGTTTATCTCAGTATATGCTGACTGCATGCCAAGTTTGGCAGGATATAAGCAACCAACTTGGACCGGTACAGATAATCAGCGGAAATCAACTGAAGCCTATAACCTTATCGGATTTATAA
- a CDS encoding saccharopine dehydrogenase: protein MKIPLIGVLGCGGALGYIACNVLKRNCKIRGGQRRRPEGMEADSNFQWVKTDLYNEEELYEFCKGCDVILNCAGPSYLVGDRVALAAAKANAIYIDTFGAGPLENSLLKKGLDKEGVFVISAGSFPGLSGILPRWLAEQEFESIFSMLSFAGGREHCSTCAGLDLLLSSVSNYGISGAFMKNGSVVRALDNISEKVYIPFLKEEVYKQKFLNDETIKLYKLLQLKEAYWYNIIVDKAVNDAILKSYAKLSMDRSDNVLREAIDELCAAADMALWGKNPWYVMTTELQGEKRGRLIRKRCILRSKSSYELSGVVAAAAVETVIKHKTKKGIYWAFEVLDPVETVERLVSTKAAASIDVVDIPPVRENDRHSQIEEGRL, encoded by the coding sequence ATGAAAATACCGTTAATAGGAGTGTTGGGCTGTGGAGGAGCTTTGGGTTATATTGCCTGCAATGTTTTGAAACGAAACTGTAAAATCAGGGGGGGACAGCGAAGGCGGCCGGAAGGCATGGAAGCTGACAGCAATTTTCAATGGGTAAAAACGGATTTATATAATGAAGAAGAATTATATGAGTTTTGCAAAGGCTGTGATGTAATACTTAATTGTGCAGGGCCGTCCTATCTGGTGGGAGACCGTGTCGCGTTGGCGGCCGCAAAGGCAAACGCAATTTATATTGATACTTTTGGTGCCGGTCCATTAGAAAATTCGTTATTGAAAAAAGGTTTGGATAAAGAAGGTGTGTTTGTAATATCGGCAGGAAGCTTCCCGGGTCTTTCCGGGATTCTTCCGCGCTGGCTGGCGGAGCAGGAATTTGAAAGTATCTTCTCTATGCTTTCCTTTGCCGGGGGCAGAGAGCATTGCTCAACTTGCGCAGGCCTGGATCTTTTGTTAAGCTCTGTATCAAATTACGGGATTTCCGGTGCGTTTATGAAAAACGGCTCAGTAGTTCGGGCTTTGGATAACATCAGCGAAAAAGTATATATTCCATTTTTAAAAGAGGAAGTTTATAAGCAGAAATTTTTAAACGATGAGACAATCAAATTATACAAGCTGCTTCAACTAAAGGAAGCATACTGGTATAACATTATTGTTGACAAAGCGGTAAATGACGCTATTTTAAAATCCTATGCCAAATTGTCTATGGACCGGAGTGACAATGTGCTGCGTGAAGCTATAGACGAGCTTTGTGCCGCAGCCGATATGGCTTTGTGGGGGAAAAATCCATGGTATGTTATGACAACTGAGCTGCAGGGGGAAAAAAGAGGGAGGCTTATACGCAAGCGCTGTATTTTACGCAGTAAAAGCAGCTATGAATTAAGTGGAGTGGTCGCTGCAGCAGCAGTGGAAACTGTAATAAAGCATAAAACTAAAAAAGGAATATATTGGGCTTTTGAAGTTTTAGATCCGGTTGAAACAGTGGAAAGGCTTGTCTCGACAAAGGCTGCCGCAAGCATAGATGTAGTAGATATTCCGCCTGTAAGGGAGAATGATAGGCATAGTCAAATAGAAGAAGGGAGGTTGTGA